In Monodelphis domestica isolate mMonDom1 chromosome 4, mMonDom1.pri, whole genome shotgun sequence, one DNA window encodes the following:
- the LOC100617632 gene encoding zinc finger protein 883-like — protein MAPGTPKPPWKELLTFKDVAVDFTQEEWCLLDHSQKELYKEVMLENSQNLLSLGIPVLKEDLISHFEEREASWILDQKSLRNSCPGAVTKFEVNVTTAEPSIFVEEPYQQSFMSDTPCDFNFREISDSDIKIEKNVKSYCEFDKNGKDFRQHSALILGKKITPGNDSFQYIEDSECFTEKVRLIQAYEKPPEVQMYQRNEGEMVLSFSADLMRHQKSYTGKMLYVFNESGKAFSQNSKFIDHHKIHVARKPYGCNQCGKAFTNRSSLAIHQRIHTGEKPYDCDQCGKTFRTRSSLLEHQRIHTGEKPFKCNQCGKSFRQSSSLYLHQRIHTGEKTYECNYCGKTFTKRSTLANHLRIHTGEKPYDCNHCGKTFRTRSSLSEHQRIHTGEKPYKCNQCGKTFRQSSSLYLHQRIHTGEKTYECNKCGKIFTKRSTLAIHQRIHTGEKIYDCNQCGKAFPDRANLANHLRIHTGEKPYECNQCGKAFTQNSNLANHMRIHTGEKPYECTQCGKAFTQNSSLAVHQRIHTGEKPYECTQCGKAFRQNSSLAVHQRSHTGEKPYECTQCGKTFRQKASLVQHQKIHTGEKS, from the exons ATGGCCCCTGGAACCCCAAAGCCCCCATGGAAG GAGTTActgacattcaaggatgtggctgtggacttcacccaggaggagtggtgcctcttggaccattctcagaaagagctgtacAAGGAGGTCATGCTGGAAAACTCCCAGAACCTGCTCTCCCTGG GAATTCCAGTCCTCAAAGAAGATTTGATCTCCCATTTTGAGGAAAGGGAAGCATCATGGATCCTGGATCAAAAAAGTCTGAGGAACTCTTGTCCTG GTGCAGTGACAAAGTTTGAAGTAAATGTGACTACTGCAGAGCCGAGCATTTTTGTGGAAGAACCTTACCAACAAAGCTTCATGAGTGATACTCCCTGTGACTTCAATTTCAGAGAAATAAGTGATTCAGATATCAAGATAGAGAAAAATGTAAAGAGTTATTGTGAATttgataaaaatggaaaggatttcAGACAACATTCAGCCCTAATTCTGGGTAAGAAAATAACCCCAGGAAATGACAGTTTTCAATATATTGAAGATAGTGAATGCTTTACTGAAAAGGTCAGACTGATTCAGGCTTATGAGAAACCTCCTGAAGTGCAAATGTAtcaaagaaatgaaggagaaatggTCCTCAGCTTTAGTGCAGACCTCATGAGACATCAGAAAAGTTATACTGGAAAAATGCTTTATGTATTTAATGAAAGTGGGAAGGCCTTCAGTCAGAACTCAAAGTTCATTGACCATCATAAAATTCATGTAGCAAGGAAACCTTATggatgtaatcaatgtggaaaggctttcaccaATAGGTCCAgtcttgctatacatcagagaatccacactggagagaaaccttatgattgtgatcaatgtggaaagactttcagaacAAGATCCAGTCTTcttgaacatcagagaatccacactggagagaaaccttttaaatgtaatcaatgtggaaagtcTTTCAGACAGAGCTCCAGCCTTTAtcttcatcagagaatccacacaggAGAGAAAACTTATGAATGTAATTATTGTGGAAAGACTTTTACAAAAAGATCCACTCTTGCTAACCATttgagaatccacactggagagaaaccatatgattGTAATcactgtggaaagactttcagaacAAGATCTAGTCTTagtgaacatcagagaattcacactggagagaaaccttataaatgtaaccaatgtggaaagactttcagacaGAGTTCCAGTCTTTAtcttcatcagagaatccacactggagagaaaactTATGAATGTAATAAATGTGGAAAGATTTTCACAAAAAGGTCCActcttgctatacatcagagaatccacaccgGAGAGAAAATTTATGattgtaatcagtgtggaaaggctttcccaGATAGGGCCAATCTTGCTAACCAtctgagaatccacactggagagaaaccttatgaatgtaatcagtgtggaaaggctttcacacagaacTCTAATCTTGCTAACCATatgagaatccacactggagagaaaccttatgaatgtacacagtgtggaaaggctttcacacagaacTCTAGTCTTGCtgttcatcagagaatccatactggagagaaaccttatgaatgtacacagtgtggaaaggcttttcgACAGAACTctagtcttgctgtacatcagagaagtcacactggagagaaaccttatgaatgtacacagtgtggaaagactttcaggcAGAAGGCCTCACTTGTtcaacatcagaaaatccacactggagagaaatcttag